In Harpia harpyja isolate bHarHar1 chromosome Z, bHarHar1 primary haplotype, whole genome shotgun sequence, a single window of DNA contains:
- the S100Z gene encoding LOW QUALITY PROTEIN: protein S100-Z (The sequence of the model RefSeq protein was modified relative to this genomic sequence to represent the inferred CDS: inserted 1 base in 1 codon) — protein sequence MVTQAASQEWTQSLCMGFERKVTIAFCDXIFLHTPQLACKAALLLTVMSTPLEDAMDTLIRIFHHYSGKEGDRYKLSKGELKELLTNELTDFLSGQKDPLLVDKIMKDLDSNKDNEVDFNEFVILVAALTVACNDFFEEQLKKEGF from the exons ATGGTGACTCAGGCCGCTTCACAAGAGTGGACTCAG AGCCTCTGCATGGGTTTTGAAAGGAAGGTGACCATTGCCTTCTGTG ATATTTTCTTGCATACACCTCAGCTAGCCTGTAAAGCAG ctctcctgctcacTGTTATGTCCACACCACTGGAGGACGCAATGGACACCTTGATCAGGATTTTCCATCACTACTCTGGCAAAGAAGGAGACAGATACAAGCTCAGTAAAGGAGAACTCAAGGAGCTCCTCACCAATGAGCTCACTGACTTCCTTTCA GGCCAAAAGGACCCCCTTCTGGTTGATAAGATTATGAAAGATCTGGACTCCAATAAAGACAATGAAGTGGATTTTAATGAATTTGTCATTCTGGTTGCTGCTTTGACTGTGGCATGTAATGATTTCTTCGAGGAACAGCTAAAGAAAGAGGGATTTTAA